A genomic stretch from Arachis stenosperma cultivar V10309 chromosome 3, arast.V10309.gnm1.PFL2, whole genome shotgun sequence includes:
- the LOC130966658 gene encoding pto-interacting protein 1-like yields MNCIRQKRIMSCFGCCEEDDYAKSVENGGQYAVKNPAGNNGNYHSSETAKPQTVKVQPIEVPAIPADELKEITNNFAQEALVGEGSYGRVYHAVLKSGQDAAIKKLDASKQPDDEFLAQVSMVSRLKHENFVQLLSYCVDGGSRVLAYEFAANGSLHDILHGRKGVKGAIPGPILTWAQRVKIAVGAARGLEYLHEKADPHIIHRDIKSSNVLIFDDDVAKIADFDLSNQAPDMAARLHSTRVLGTFGYHAPEYAMTGQLNAKSDVYSFGVVLLELLTGRKPVDHTLPRGQQSLVTWATPRLSEDKVKQCVDPKLGAEYPPKAIAKMAAVAALCVQYEADFRPNMSIVVKALQPLLTARQGPPGETPN; encoded by the exons ATGAATTGTATCCGTCAGAAAAGAATCATGAGTTGTTTTGGCTGTTGTGAAGAGGATGATTATGCCAAGTCAGTTGAAAATGGAGGACAATATGCCGTGAAAAACCCAGCAG GGAATAATGGAAACTATCATTCTTCTGAAACCGCAAAACCGCAGACCGTTAAAGTCCAACCCATTGAAGTTCCTGCTATACCGGCAGATGAACTAAAAGAAATTACAAATAATTTTGCACAAGAGGCTCTGGTTGGAGAGGGATCATATGGAAGAGTATATCATGCGGTTCTTAAAAGTGGGCAGGATGCTGCAATCAAGAAGTTAGATGCTAGTAAACAGCCTGATGATGAATTTTTGGCCCAA GTTTCAATGGTATCAAGGCTGAAGCATGAAAATTTTGTTCAGTTGCTTAGTTATTGTGTTGATGGAGGTTCCCGAGTTCTTGCTTATGAATTTGCTGCTAATGGGTCTCTTCATGATATCTTACATG GCAGAAAAGGTGTAAAAGGGGCAATACCTGGCCCAATTTTGACATGGGCACAGAGAGTGAAAATTGCTGTAGGGGCTGCAAGAGGGCTTGAATACTTGCATGAGAAGGCTGATCCCCACATTATCCACAGGGACATCAAATCAAGCAATGTACTAATCTTTGACGATGATGTTGCTAAAATTGCagattttgatttgtcaaatcaGGCTCCTGACATGGCTGCACGTCTTCATTCTACTCGTGTCCTTGGAACCTTTGGTTATCATGCACCAGA ATATGCAATGACTGGGCAATTGAATGCTAAGAGTGATGTTTACAGTTTTGGTGTTGTCCTTCTGGAACTTTTGACTGGAAGGAAACCCGTTGATCATACACTACCACGTGGACAACAGAGTCTGGTTACTTGG GCTACACCAAGACTTAGCGAGGATAAAGTCAAGCAGTGTGTTGATCCGAAACTTGGAGCAGAATATCCACCCAAAGCAATTGCTAAG ATGGCTGCTGTTGCTGCGTTGTGTGTTCAATATGAAGCTGATTTTAGACCAAACATGAGCATTGTAGTCAAAGCTCTTCAACCTTTGTTGACGGCACGACAGGGACCTCCTGGTGAAACACCAAATTAA